The sequence TGTAGCCAGTTTCCGCCAGCACCCCTTCCACAATAATCTGGTACGTTACCGCGGCGCGGGCGACGGTGGCAGGCGAAGGATCATCGTGCAGCGCCTCCATGGCCGCGGGCAATTCCTCGAAGAACAGCGTCTCGTAGGCCGTCGTGAAATACTGCGACGGATCGGTCGGGGGCGTCATCACGTCCTGCACAAGGCGGTGAAAGGCCTCCACGTGCTTGGCCTCTTCCCACAAGTAGCTCGTCAAAAACATTTCGTCTTCGATCCAGCCCTGGGCGCCGGTCCAATGAAGCAGCGGCAAGAGGTCGTGGGTAACCGATTCTTCGCCGCCCATGAATTGGGTGGTGAGGCGGAGCAATAGGTCTTGCTCGCGGTCAGACATTTGCTGCCAGTCGGCGCGATCTTGCAACAGATCGATGGCAGCAGGGTCCCATGTACCCAAGCGTTTGGCTTTGGCCCAGAGGCGCATCGGGTAGCGGTCCATTTCGAGCGGGCGAGAGACAGCGGAGGGCGACTCGGCAGCGTTTGGCATAAGGCACGTAGCAGGATGAAATAAAGTGGGCAGCGCGCGACTACAGGTGCTAATTATTATGTTTTATATTACTTCAGTAACGTAACACGTTAGAGCAACAAAAGTGCCGCGGGCGACGCCGAAAAATTATTCGCCCTGCATTTGCGCTATCGTTTGGTGTTGAACAATCCTTTGCAATGACAGCTTCTGCTGAAATTATTCTCGGTGTGCTGATGGGCATTGGGCTGAGCGCGGCCAGTGGGTTTCGTGTGTTCGTGCCGCTTCTTGGGGCGAATGTGGCGGCACAGGCGGGTGTGTTGGACCTCTCGGCGAACATGGCGTGGATGGGAACGCCGCTGGCTACGGTTGCCTTCGGCGCGGCGGCCGCGGTAGAAGTGGTGGCGTTTTACGTTCCGTGGCTCGACAATGCGCTCGATGGCCTCGCTGTGCCGCTTGCCACGGGCGCGGGCACGCTGCTGACGGCGTCGGTGCTGGGCGACGTGCCGCCGGTGGTGCAGTGGACGGTGGCGACCATCGCGGGCGGCGGTACGGCGGGCCTCACGCAAGGGGCCACCACGCTGGTGCGGGGCGGCTCGACGGCCACTACCGGGGGACTGGCCAATCCGCTGGTGGCGACCGG comes from Salisaeta longa DSM 21114 and encodes:
- a CDS encoding R2-like ligand-binding oxidase gives rise to the protein MPNAAESPSAVSRPLEMDRYPMRLWAKAKRLGTWDPAAIDLLQDRADWQQMSDREQDLLLRLTTQFMGGEESVTHDLLPLLHWTGAQGWIEDEMFLTSYLWEEAKHVEAFHRLVQDVMTPPTDPSQYFTTAYETLFFEELPAAMEALHDDPSPATVARAAVTYQIIVEGVLAETGYTAYYSVLDTHDLMPGVRAIVRNIQQDESRHIGYGVYLLSRLLATHGTPVRAAIDERLEALLPLIIDHITATLAPYGDDVPFGISAEAFVDIGMAQFEKRAARLNVAEEKSLDEIVYAREASAPTDAGTVAATLPSTEEEAKRNA
- a CDS encoding DUF4126 domain-containing protein, with translation MTASAEIILGVLMGIGLSAASGFRVFVPLLGANVAAQAGVLDLSANMAWMGTPLATVAFGAAAAVEVVAFYVPWLDNALDGLAVPLATGAGTLLTASVLGDVPPVVQWTVATIAGGGTAGLTQGATTLVRGGSTATTGGLANPLVATGEMIGSVGATIGALLVPGVTALVLGLLGLWVWRTWRQRSHAR